A single window of Pseudomonas lijiangensis DNA harbors:
- a CDS encoding DUF883 family protein, translated as MASNSLRKASLQSMEAEIESLLKSLESLKGDASEESRKTLKSLKANAENALSHSRHLLSDLYEDVKVKTRENAIATRDYAQEHPWTTAGVAVGAIGLLAAYLLIKRGD; from the coding sequence ATGGCTAGCAATTCACTTCGTAAAGCCTCGTTGCAAAGCATGGAAGCGGAGATCGAGAGCCTTCTCAAGTCTTTGGAAAGCCTCAAAGGTGATGCTTCCGAGGAATCGCGCAAGACGCTGAAAAGCCTCAAGGCCAATGCTGAAAATGCGTTGAGCCATTCGCGTCATCTGCTCAGCGATCTCTACGAGGACGTGAAGGTCAAGACTCGTGAAAACGCAATTGCCACGCGTGACTATGCCCAGGAACATCCCTGGACCACCGCGGGTGTTGCAGTCGGGGCTATCGGCCTGCTTGCTGCCTACCTGTTGATCAAACGCGGCGACTGA
- a CDS encoding GNAT family N-acetyltransferase, giving the protein MESFFRSFKEVAFCQWQDTKCLQRILTRETTIAYLAKDAKGDVVGAVLGGVLGTRGTINHLAVSPEYRGQGVGQCLVDAATADMKRLNVRRMFLFVDGDNLVGRNFWNSLGFHEPKGEITCEKDL; this is encoded by the coding sequence CTGGAGAGTTTTTTCCGGTCCTTCAAGGAAGTTGCTTTCTGCCAATGGCAGGACACCAAATGCCTGCAGCGGATCCTGACCCGCGAAACCACCATCGCCTATCTGGCCAAGGACGCCAAAGGTGATGTCGTGGGTGCGGTTCTGGGTGGGGTATTGGGGACTCGCGGAACCATCAATCATCTGGCGGTCAGCCCCGAGTATCGTGGTCAGGGCGTCGGGCAGTGTCTGGTGGATGCAGCCACCGCAGATATGAAGCGCCTCAATGTGCGACGCATGTTCCTGTTCGTCGACGGCGATAATCTGGTGGGGCGCAATTTCTGGAATAGCCTGGGTTTTCATGAACCCAAAGGCGAAATCACTTGCGAGAAAGACCTTTGA
- a CDS encoding anti-virulence regulator CigR family protein, with protein MKLPSRFIAGLGILLIGASPLLQAAPPDQRDGRDDNRGGQHQGPQNNGGPGDRGNGGNKGNGNPGHQDKRGGNRPPQDFGQVRQTFQQHRDVIGRGQPLPPGVRIVKGKPLPPGYGKRLDARSLQYLPRYDGYEWRRMGTDVVLIAVGTGIVYAILDGVLN; from the coding sequence ATGAAACTGCCAAGCCGTTTTATTGCCGGTCTGGGTATCTTGCTGATCGGTGCCAGTCCGCTGTTGCAGGCTGCACCACCGGATCAGCGTGACGGTCGTGATGACAATCGGGGTGGTCAGCACCAGGGGCCGCAGAACAATGGCGGGCCCGGTGACCGTGGTAATGGCGGCAACAAAGGCAATGGTAATCCGGGCCATCAGGACAAGCGTGGCGGCAATCGCCCACCTCAGGACTTTGGTCAGGTTCGCCAGACCTTCCAGCAGCACCGTGATGTGATCGGGCGAGGCCAGCCGCTGCCGCCGGGTGTACGCATCGTCAAGGGTAAACCCCTTCCGCCCGGCTATGGCAAACGTCTGGACGCCCGTTCGTTGCAATACCTGCCGCGTTATGACGGTTACGAGTGGCGTCGCATGGGCACCGATGTGGTCTTGATCGCCGTGGGCACAGGTATCGTCTACGCTATCCTCGATGGCGTACTGAATTGA
- the trpA gene encoding tryptophan synthase subunit alpha — MSRLEQRFAQLKTEGRAALVTFITAGDPGYDTSLKVLKGLPAAGADVIELGMPFTDPMADGVAIQLATLRALDAGQTLLKTLQMVSEFRTEDQTTPIVLMGYYNPIHRFGVDAFVAAAKDAGVDGLIIVDLPPEHDAELATPAQASGIDFIRLTTPTTDDARLPRVLERSSGFVYYVSVAGVTGAGSATTEHVTEAIARLRRHTSLPISVGFGIRTPEQAAAIARLADGVVVGSALVDKIATAKSPEEAVDGVLSLCAALANGVRQARHA; from the coding sequence ATGAGCCGTCTTGAGCAACGTTTCGCCCAGCTGAAAACCGAAGGCCGTGCGGCACTGGTGACTTTCATCACCGCTGGCGACCCTGGCTATGACACTTCCCTGAAAGTCCTCAAAGGACTGCCAGCGGCTGGCGCTGACGTGATCGAGCTGGGCATGCCCTTCACCGATCCGATGGCCGACGGTGTCGCGATTCAGCTGGCGACCCTGCGCGCCCTGGACGCTGGCCAGACGCTGCTGAAAACCCTGCAGATGGTCAGCGAGTTCCGTACCGAAGACCAGACCACACCTATCGTGCTGATGGGTTACTACAACCCGATTCACCGCTTTGGTGTGGACGCTTTTGTCGCGGCTGCCAAGGATGCCGGGGTGGACGGGCTGATCATCGTCGACCTGCCGCCCGAGCACGACGCCGAGCTGGCCACGCCTGCCCAGGCTTCGGGTATCGATTTCATTCGCCTGACCACGCCCACCACCGATGACGCACGTCTGCCACGTGTACTGGAGCGCAGCTCCGGTTTCGTCTACTACGTGTCCGTCGCCGGTGTGACCGGTGCCGGTTCGGCCACCACCGAGCACGTCACCGAAGCCATTGCACGGCTGCGTCGCCATACCAGCCTGCCTATCAGTGTCGGTTTCGGCATCCGTACGCCGGAGCAGGCCGCTGCTATCGCGCGTCTGGCCGATGGCGTGGTGGTCGGTTCGGCGCTGGTGGACAAGATCGCTACAGCCAAATCGCCTGAAGAGGCTGTGGATGGTGTGCTGAGTCTGTGTGCCGCGCTTGCGAACGGTGTGCGCCAGGCTCGTCACGCCTGA
- a CDS encoding 2OG-Fe dioxygenase family protein has translation MLVLNKEVGHSLQRDKFANVLGSDFSLYGHFADFIRLTKSWENMEEDKYYGQADAGMRFRRYSDFEYNPVTRDLRQLEHRAYVQSTAHNRYVGGMERHFQDFSEEVIASPVVRSLIDLDFEVYKHVLPPELHSKVWQCQIHQIRIEIKPGKTLEITPEGIHCDGYPFSGVHFWGKQNVEGAQSRLYNTQEEQLAALTYDEVLDTTFFLDREMRHYVTPASNRDPHKMAYRQIMAISFSLPGTSFDIVR, from the coding sequence ATGCTTGTCTTGAACAAGGAAGTTGGCCACTCGCTACAACGTGACAAGTTTGCAAATGTTCTAGGCAGCGATTTTAGTCTGTACGGTCATTTCGCCGATTTCATCCGGCTCACCAAGAGCTGGGAGAACATGGAAGAAGACAAGTACTACGGGCAGGCCGATGCAGGCATGCGGTTTCGCCGCTATAGCGACTTTGAGTACAACCCTGTCACTCGCGACCTGCGCCAACTCGAGCATCGAGCTTATGTCCAGTCCACTGCCCATAACCGCTACGTTGGCGGTATGGAGCGGCACTTTCAGGACTTTTCCGAAGAAGTCATCGCCTCACCGGTGGTGCGCAGCCTTATAGACCTGGATTTCGAAGTCTATAAGCACGTACTTCCGCCGGAGCTGCACAGCAAGGTCTGGCAATGCCAGATCCATCAGATCCGTATCGAGATCAAACCGGGCAAGACGCTGGAAATCACTCCCGAAGGCATCCATTGCGATGGTTACCCTTTCAGCGGCGTTCATTTCTGGGGCAAGCAGAACGTCGAGGGCGCCCAGAGCCGACTGTACAACACTCAGGAAGAACAACTGGCGGCACTCACCTACGATGAAGTGCTGGACACCACTTTCTTTCTGGACCGGGAAATGCGCCATTACGTAACGCCTGCCAGCAATCGCGACCCGCACAAAATGGCCTATCGTCAGATCATGGCTATTTCATTTTCCTTGCCGGGGACGTCTTTTGACATTGTTCGCTGA
- a CDS encoding LysR family transcriptional regulator, producing the protein MSRDLPPLNALRAFEATARLGSVSQAAEQLHVTHGAVSRQLKALEEHLGVSLFSKDGRGLKLTDAGVRLREVSGEAFDRLRDVCAELSQGSADAPFVLGCSGSLLARWFIPRLGRLNAELPDLRLHLSAGEGDLDPRRPGLDALLVFAEPPWPADMQVFELASERIGPVLSPRFSRFEALRQAPAQALSSETLLQTTSRPQAWPSWALQNGIDPQALRYGQGFEHLYYLLEAAVAGLGIAIAPEPLVTDDLRAGRLAAPWGFSETPARLALWVPRRAVDGRAQQLAQWLKNELERSIEPIKK; encoded by the coding sequence ATGAGCCGCGACCTTCCTCCCCTCAATGCCTTGCGCGCCTTTGAAGCCACCGCCCGCCTGGGCAGCGTCAGTCAGGCAGCAGAACAGCTGCATGTGACCCACGGTGCGGTCAGCCGCCAGCTGAAAGCGCTGGAGGAACATTTGGGTGTCAGCCTTTTCAGCAAGGACGGGCGCGGCCTGAAACTCACAGATGCCGGTGTACGTTTGCGCGAAGTCAGCGGAGAAGCTTTCGACCGCCTGCGCGATGTGTGCGCCGAGCTGAGCCAGGGCAGTGCGGATGCTCCGTTCGTGCTGGGCTGTTCAGGCAGCCTGCTGGCACGCTGGTTCATTCCGCGACTGGGACGTCTGAATGCCGAGTTGCCGGACCTGCGCCTGCATCTTTCGGCAGGCGAGGGCGATCTGGACCCACGCCGACCCGGTCTGGATGCGCTGCTGGTCTTTGCCGAACCGCCATGGCCGGCTGACATGCAGGTTTTCGAGCTGGCCAGCGAGCGTATCGGCCCGGTGCTGAGTCCACGCTTCAGCCGTTTCGAGGCATTGCGGCAGGCTCCGGCTCAAGCGCTGTCGAGCGAAACCCTGTTGCAGACCACATCACGCCCGCAAGCCTGGCCAAGCTGGGCGCTGCAAAACGGGATCGATCCGCAGGCGCTACGTTACGGTCAGGGTTTCGAGCATTTGTATTATTTGCTGGAGGCCGCAGTGGCAGGACTGGGCATTGCCATTGCGCCCGAGCCGCTGGTCACGGATGACCTGCGGGCCGGGCGCCTGGCGGCACCCTGGGGTTTCAGCGAAACCCCGGCACGACTTGCACTCTGGGTGCCCCGACGCGCTGTAGACGGTCGGGCGCAGCAGTTGGCTCAATGGTTGAAAAACGAGCTGGAGCGCTCCATAGAGCCGATCAAAAAATGA
- the trpB gene encoding tryptophan synthase subunit beta codes for MTQTHYRSGPDANGLFGSFGGRYVAETLMPLVLDLNREYEAAKADPEFAEQLAYFQRDYVGRPNPLYFAERLTEACGGAKIYFKREELNHTGAHKINNCIGQILLAKRMGKKRLIAETGAGMHGVATATVAARFGLPCVIYMGATDIERQQANVFRMKLLGAEIVPVTSGTGTLKDAMNEALRDWVTNVEDTFYLIGTVAGPHPYPAMVRDFQSIIGKETKAQMHEKEGRLPDSLVACVGGGSNAMGLFHPFLDDASVQIIGVEAGGHGIGTDKHAASLNGGVPGVLHGNRTYLLQNEDGQIADAHSISAGLDYPGIGPEHAYLHEVKRAEYVNITDEEALQAFHQCCRLEGIIPALETAHALAEAIRRAPTLSSDHLMVVCFSGRGDKDMQTVMSHMAAAEQNQEKSV; via the coding sequence ATGACCCAGACCCACTATCGCAGCGGCCCTGACGCCAACGGCCTGTTCGGCTCATTTGGTGGACGCTACGTGGCTGAAACCCTCATGCCGCTGGTGCTTGACCTGAACCGCGAGTACGAAGCCGCCAAGGCCGATCCTGAATTCGCCGAGCAACTGGCCTACTTCCAGCGCGACTATGTCGGCCGCCCGAACCCGCTGTATTTCGCCGAGCGCCTGACCGAGGCCTGCGGCGGCGCAAAAATCTACTTCAAGCGTGAAGAGCTGAACCACACCGGCGCGCACAAGATCAACAACTGCATCGGCCAGATCCTGCTGGCCAAGCGCATGGGCAAGAAGCGTCTGATCGCGGAAACCGGTGCAGGCATGCACGGCGTTGCCACGGCCACCGTCGCCGCCCGTTTTGGCCTGCCTTGCGTGATCTACATGGGCGCGACCGACATCGAGCGTCAGCAGGCCAACGTGTTCCGCATGAAGCTGCTGGGCGCCGAAATCGTGCCGGTCACTTCCGGCACCGGCACCCTGAAAGACGCCATGAACGAAGCCCTGCGTGACTGGGTGACCAACGTCGAAGACACCTTCTACCTGATCGGGACCGTGGCGGGTCCACACCCGTATCCGGCGATGGTTCGTGATTTCCAGTCCATCATCGGCAAGGAAACCAAGGCCCAGATGCACGAGAAGGAAGGACGTCTGCCGGACAGTCTGGTGGCGTGCGTGGGCGGTGGTTCCAACGCCATGGGCCTGTTCCATCCGTTCCTCGATGATGCCAGCGTGCAAATCATTGGCGTCGAGGCCGGTGGTCACGGCATCGGCACCGACAAGCACGCAGCCAGCCTCAACGGCGGCGTCCCCGGCGTATTGCACGGCAACCGCACTTACCTGCTGCAGAACGAAGACGGCCAGATCGCTGACGCCCACTCGATTTCCGCCGGCCTGGACTACCCGGGCATCGGCCCCGAGCACGCCTACCTGCATGAAGTGAAGCGCGCCGAGTACGTCAACATCACCGACGAAGAAGCCCTGCAGGCTTTCCATCAATGCTGCCGACTCGAAGGCATCATTCCGGCCCTGGAAACCGCCCACGCCCTGGCCGAAGCCATCAGGCGTGCTCCTACCCTGAGCAGTGACCATCTGATGGTCGTGTGCTTCTCCGGTCGCGGTGACAAAGACATGCAAACCGTAATGAGCCACATGGCCGCTGCTGAACAGAACCAGGAGAAGTCGGTATGA